One segment of Paenibacillus sp. FSL R7-0337 DNA contains the following:
- a CDS encoding ABC transporter ATP-binding protein encodes MEDILDIQNVSKQFGPRQALNQVSFKLGSGTITGLLGSNGSGKSTLMKLISGLAWPGSGRIRVLGVPVGVESKKLVSFMPDVPVTESWMNIGDALRFQQDFYPDFDQAKALRMLDFMKLRTADKVRTLSKGMNERLQLTLALSRRARLYLLDEPIGGVDPVARTKILNALMEFYEEDSSILLSTHLVTDIERIFDEVIFLKDGEIVLHRPVEELRQEHGKSVDELFREVFAEC; translated from the coding sequence GTGGAGGATATACTTGACATTCAGAATGTGAGCAAACAGTTCGGGCCCAGACAGGCGCTGAACCAGGTTTCCTTCAAGCTGGGCAGCGGCACTATCACCGGTCTTCTGGGAAGCAACGGCAGCGGCAAAAGCACACTCATGAAGCTGATCTCAGGACTCGCCTGGCCCGGCTCGGGCCGGATCAGGGTCCTTGGCGTACCCGTGGGCGTAGAGAGTAAGAAGCTTGTCTCCTTCATGCCGGATGTGCCGGTCACAGAGTCATGGATGAATATTGGGGATGCGCTGAGATTCCAGCAGGATTTCTACCCGGATTTCGATCAGGCCAAGGCGCTGCGGATGCTGGATTTCATGAAGCTGCGCACAGCGGATAAGGTGCGGACGTTATCCAAAGGGATGAACGAACGCCTGCAGCTGACCTTAGCGCTCTCCCGCCGGGCCAGATTATATCTGCTGGATGAGCCGATTGGCGGCGTTGATCCGGTGGCGCGGACCAAAATTCTGAATGCGCTGATGGAGTTCTATGAAGAGGACAGCAGTATTCTGCTCTCTACGCATCTGGTGACGGATATTGAACGGATCTTTGATGAGGTGATTTTCCTGAAGGATGGGGAGATTGTACTGCATCGTCCGGTGGAGGAGCTTAGACAAGAGCACGGGAAAAGTGTAGATGAGCTGTTCAGAGAGGTGTTTGCCGAATGCTGA
- a CDS encoding PilZ domain-containing protein yields MTEGILLDLSRSGCKVRTSLNLRFTAGDTKLIIHFQLAEEKLQYEGSVRWGWMFGLGQYQYGVRLDLQEDEEEQLLRELELWTSGRSAQGL; encoded by the coding sequence TTGACTGAAGGTATCCTGCTTGACCTTAGCCGCTCCGGCTGCAAGGTCCGCACCTCGCTGAACCTCCGCTTCACCGCAGGGGATACGAAGCTGATTATTCATTTTCAGCTGGCGGAGGAGAAGCTACAGTACGAAGGTAGTGTCCGTTGGGGCTGGATGTTCGGTCTGGGACAATACCAATACGGGGTAAGGCTGGACCTGCAGGAAGACGAGGAAGAACAGCTGCTGCGGGAGCTGGAGCTCTGGACCAGCGGAAGAAGCGCACAAGGCTTGTAG
- a CDS encoding pentapeptide repeat-containing protein: MYQYHNETFNEHNFDYAALQDGEINGCTFERCTFRGASMEEMTSSGCRFVDCDFTGALLNASLHREGAFTNCKFTGANLFVAKFENCKMVGSDFANAYMDGITLTGGDWAYTNLRHLNLSKQDLRGIRFTEADMQGCDLQKADLRGADLSRVQLAQCKLAGADLRDAKLEGIDLKSLDLKGVRLDVEQAVLLARSMGAKVG, translated from the coding sequence ATGTATCAGTATCATAACGAAACGTTTAATGAGCATAATTTCGATTACGCGGCTCTGCAGGATGGAGAAATAAACGGCTGTACCTTTGAGCGCTGCACCTTCCGGGGAGCTTCCATGGAAGAGATGACCTCCAGCGGCTGCCGGTTTGTAGATTGTGATTTCACCGGTGCCCTGCTGAATGCTTCGCTGCACAGGGAGGGTGCGTTCACCAACTGCAAGTTTACCGGAGCGAATCTGTTCGTGGCGAAGTTCGAGAACTGCAAGATGGTGGGATCGGATTTCGCCAATGCTTATATGGACGGAATTACACTGACCGGAGGAGACTGGGCCTATACGAATCTGCGCCATCTGAATCTCAGCAAGCAGGATCTGCGGGGCATCCGGTTCACCGAGGCTGACATGCAGGGCTGCGATTTGCAAAAGGCGGATCTGCGCGGGGCGGATTTAAGCCGGGTTCAGCTTGCCCAGTGTAAGCTTGCAGGGGCAGATCTGCGTGACGCCAAGCTGGAAGGGATTGACCTGAAGAGCCTTGACCTCAAAGGTGTGCGGCTGGATGTGGAGCAGGCTGTGCTGCTGGCCCGCTCTATGGGAGCGAAGGTAGGTTAA
- a CDS encoding GntR family transcriptional regulator — MGIEFDNNQPIYLQIMNYIKGEIITGKLKPGDKIPSVRELAAELQINPNTVQRTFQELERETIVETRRGMGRYVTGSEETIMTVKKEMAQDVLDRFIRGMQELGFQGEDILTAVAESIHQRDQEQGE, encoded by the coding sequence ATGGGGATCGAATTCGATAATAACCAGCCGATTTATCTCCAGATCATGAATTACATCAAGGGAGAGATTATCACCGGCAAGCTGAAGCCTGGAGATAAGATTCCTTCTGTCCGTGAATTGGCCGCTGAACTGCAGATTAATCCGAATACCGTACAAAGAACATTTCAGGAACTGGAGCGTGAGACCATCGTGGAGACCCGCCGCGGCATGGGCAGATATGTGACCGGAAGCGAAGAGACAATTATGACCGTTAAGAAGGAGATGGCACAAGATGTGCTGGACCGTTTTATCCGCGGCATGCAGGAGCTAGGCTTCCAGGGCGAAGATATTCTAACTGCAGTAGCAGAGAGCATTCATCAGCGGGACCAAGAACAGGGGGAGTAA
- a CDS encoding ABC transporter permease, with product MRKFNLLVLNEWLKISKKRSNIIPYVILLVLSLAVGYITRTFATDIYASAADFTADSLQPRGIGQILAILVIVGTAGIVSREYSQGTIKFLLIRARSRTAILASKYVTVLLYTFSMQVVAAVALFLTGAVFFGLSGGDAGIGAILASMLYSTVYCTVYATIGFMLGILTKSTGVTIGATIFATTIDKLVISREFYKYVLFPNLNLAAYQDGGAPMQGMTLGFSVILLCIYMTLFLLAGFAVFRRRDVA from the coding sequence TTGCGTAAATTTAATCTGCTTGTGCTGAATGAATGGCTCAAAATATCGAAGAAACGCAGCAATATCATTCCTTACGTCATTCTGCTGGTTCTGTCGCTGGCAGTGGGCTATATCACACGTACATTTGCTACGGATATCTATGCTTCAGCGGCGGATTTTACGGCGGATTCTCTTCAGCCCAGAGGCATTGGCCAGATTCTGGCCATTCTGGTCATCGTCGGAACGGCGGGGATTGTATCCAGAGAATACAGCCAGGGAACGATCAAATTTCTGCTGATCCGTGCCCGCAGCCGCACCGCAATCCTGGCTTCCAAATATGTAACTGTACTGCTGTATACATTTAGCATGCAAGTAGTTGCAGCGGTTGCGCTGTTCCTCACAGGCGCGGTCTTCTTCGGACTTAGCGGAGGTGACGCGGGAATAGGTGCGATCCTTGCTTCGATGCTGTATTCAACTGTGTACTGTACCGTCTACGCCACAATCGGCTTCATGCTGGGGATTCTGACGAAGTCGACAGGCGTAACCATTGGGGCGACCATCTTCGCCACCACCATCGACAAGCTGGTCATTTCCCGCGAGTTCTACAAATATGTGCTGTTCCCTAATCTTAATCTCGCAGCCTACCAGGATGGCGGTGCTCCGATGCAGGGAATGACGCTGGGCTTCTCGGTTATCCTGCTGTGCATCTACATGACGCTGTTCCTGCTTGCAGGCTTCGCCGTCTTCAGACGCAGGGATGTTGCTTGA
- a CDS encoding sensor domain-containing diguanylate cyclase, with the protein MSLSLRTLFSTAFAVIIILLTAMLSYVIGNRSTTSVEVGIGSSLAAEANQMSEKLDHFMWSRSGEIEVLSKLNAFQEPVEPAEAGGLLNQLKKSLPVFTWVGFLDMTGNVVASTDRILQGTNISQRPVFQQALKGTFIGDVHDAVLLSKLLPNPTGEALQFVDVSVPVMDKQGQTSGVLAAHLSWEWSREVEASIVNPLKERLKGVEVFVVSKKDDTILLGPEAFTGKRMTDAVLQQARSGKSSYVIEQERGRDSYLTGYAYGDGYMNYPGLGWTVIIRQPADIAFASVHQLERFILISGLLTAAVFALIGWLLAGWISRPLRDITRTADLLSSGADVEIPASTRFKDVAILSASLRSLVNNLTKTETKLSYMSDMALHDKLTGLPNRAALDEFLTHAVSKAKQKRTTLSFLYMDLDGFKKVNDSFGHAVGDALLQEVAFRLMDCTRDNEIVARLGGDEFVIILNTSAAKPMKEAEVVASRIISKINQPIVIKGEELHVGCSVGAAVWTPDGGDTTLTLRLADEALYISKRSGKNRITFEAAS; encoded by the coding sequence ATGTCATTAAGTCTTCGCACTTTATTTTCAACAGCATTTGCGGTTATTATCATACTGCTCACGGCTATGCTCAGCTATGTGATCGGCAACCGCTCCACCACTTCTGTGGAAGTCGGTATCGGCAGCTCCCTGGCCGCAGAGGCCAATCAAATGTCTGAGAAGCTTGATCATTTCATGTGGTCACGTTCCGGTGAGATAGAAGTTTTGAGTAAGCTGAATGCTTTTCAAGAGCCCGTGGAACCGGCAGAAGCCGGCGGATTGCTGAATCAGCTGAAGAAGAGTCTGCCTGTATTCACCTGGGTGGGCTTTCTGGATATGACAGGGAATGTGGTAGCTTCCACAGATCGGATTCTACAAGGGACGAATATCAGCCAGAGGCCGGTCTTTCAGCAGGCGCTCAAAGGAACCTTCATCGGGGATGTCCACGATGCGGTGCTGCTCTCTAAGCTGCTGCCTAACCCTACGGGGGAAGCCCTGCAGTTTGTTGATGTGAGCGTTCCGGTGATGGATAAGCAAGGACAAACAAGCGGCGTGCTGGCGGCACATCTTAGCTGGGAGTGGTCACGCGAGGTCGAGGCCTCCATAGTGAATCCGCTCAAGGAACGGCTTAAGGGCGTGGAGGTGTTCGTGGTCAGCAAGAAGGATGACACTATTCTACTGGGACCCGAAGCCTTCACTGGTAAAAGAATGACGGATGCGGTCCTGCAGCAGGCCCGCAGCGGCAAGAGCTCTTACGTAATTGAACAGGAGCGGGGCCGTGACTCCTATTTAACGGGATACGCCTACGGTGATGGTTACATGAACTACCCGGGACTTGGCTGGACGGTAATCATCCGTCAGCCGGCAGACATCGCTTTTGCCTCGGTTCATCAGCTTGAACGCTTCATATTGATCAGCGGTCTGCTTACCGCAGCAGTCTTCGCACTAATCGGCTGGCTGCTGGCCGGATGGATCAGCCGTCCGCTGAGGGATATCACCCGTACAGCCGACCTGCTCAGCTCCGGCGCCGATGTGGAGATCCCGGCCTCTACCCGTTTCAAGGATGTGGCGATTCTGTCGGCCTCGCTGCGGAGCCTGGTGAACAACCTGACCAAGACAGAGACCAAGCTGAGCTATATGTCGGACATGGCGCTGCATGATAAGCTTACCGGCTTGCCCAACCGGGCAGCGCTGGATGAGTTTCTCACCCATGCGGTCAGTAAGGCCAAGCAGAAACGGACGACACTAAGCTTTTTGTACATGGATCTGGACGGCTTCAAAAAAGTAAACGACAGCTTTGGCCATGCGGTTGGAGATGCTCTGCTGCAGGAGGTTGCCTTCCGGCTGATGGATTGTACGCGGGACAATGAGATCGTTGCCCGGTTGGGCGGGGATGAATTCGTGATTATTCTGAATACCTCGGCGGCCAAACCGATGAAGGAAGCGGAGGTGGTGGCTTCGCGGATTATCAGCAAGATCAACCAGCCGATTGTGATCAAAGGCGAGGAGCTTCATGTAGGCTGCAGCGTAGGTGCTGCTGTATGGACTCCGGACGGCGGAGATACCACCCTGACCCTGCGGCTCGCAGATGAAGCGCTATATATCTCCAAGCGGAGCGGGAAGAACCGGATCACCTTCGAGGCGGCATCTTAG